The genome window TCCCACGAAGGTCATCatgaaaatttttcaaaggattcaacaaaaaccgGAACTCCACAGGACACCCTACACAAAGAGCCTGTGGACGGTTCTCCCGTTCCAAATTACGCCCAACAAAGCTGGTACTACCATACACAGCCACCGCCACAGTTTTATTCATCTCCATACGCTAATTATGGGCCTGGTCCTTACACTCCTCCGTGGGCCAACATGAATATGCCCATCCCAGGAGCTAACACGAACCCAGATAAAACTGGAGGACATTATCAAACAACGGGTCCATCTGGGGACAGCTCCCAATACAACCCTGCTTACTACTTCCCGTACCAATTGGAACCAAAACCAGGGTTGCAAAGCCAAACAACGACCGAATGTACTTTCGGCCAATTGCACAATCCCAGAAAAACATTCACTCTGTCAAAGGTAAACTCACCTCACTATTACGACAGCTGGGTAAGAGAAATGTGCCAGGCAATGCTCGAGCAAAACTTGGGCCACCTCATTCCAACAGAGGATAACAAAACCCCAGAAACCCCAGAACCTGCAGAGAAGAGGTACATAGAAGAAATCCATATAGCATGTGTGcctgaagaaaaatacccAAAGTGGTTAAAGTCGAGTTACGACGAAGGTGAAGCACTAATTGACTGCTTCAAGGaaggaattagaagaataaaGGCGGAAGAAGACCCTGAGGCAATCGTGTTAGCCCTAGCTGGACTAACACTAGACTACAGAGAGTCTATTCCCAACTTCGCCAAGAGATTAAGGAAAATCCACCAGAGAACGGTAAACGCAAAATTCCCAATGGCAGAAAAGATCGTCATTTCCAGAGCACTAAAGGCTCTACCAGAACGATACGAGAAAGTTGAcatcaacttcaccaaatcaAACGATCAGAGTTTCAATAACTTCATAAACATCCTCCTAACAACTGAGCCAAGAATGAAAAGCTCAAATCAATACGATAATCAACGGTTTTACACCAATTCCGAAAGGAAGCAGGTCGACAGACGTCCAAATAGAAAAACCGTACATCACATTGGATCAAAAACCGTAGAGGGGGACCTTAGGCCTGACACAGAGGTCCAGGAAGAATAATTCCCCCGTCGATCCCCAGAGAGACTTTATGCTTGATGGAGGAGCAACAGTCTCTGTGATATATGACAAAAGGTTAATTCACAATTTTACATCTGAATCTAATCAAATTCTTGTCGACGTTCAACAAAACGAAGTCGCCGTGAAAGGTGAGGGTAACTTAGAACTCAAGTTTAAGGGCAAACGAATTTCCCTACCCGCCATATATGCACCATCAACACACACCAATATCATCAGTGTAGAAGATCTAACAAAATCACAGGCATATCTAGATCTAAGAAGAAACTGCCTGCTATCCAAGAACGGGAAAACCATCGCTCCGACGCACAAGTTCGCGGGCCTAAGGTGGTTATCTCGCAAAAATGCTATAGAACTACCAAACCAGACTCAATCAGTCTATGCAATCACACCCAGATCGGTAAGATCTGCGCCAGACAAGTTCTCTCTGACAAGCATCCA of Kluyveromyces marxianus DMKU3-1042 DNA, complete genome, chromosome 3 contains these proteins:
- a CDS encoding transposon Ty1-NL1 Gag polyprotein — its product is MASNDIISTNVPSKVPTTDTEEYPVQHGSAAKTPIVPSDNQASPEESGSIDVEHKANADDEASGSHEGHHENFSKDSTKTGTPQDTLHKEPVDGSPVPNYAQQSWYYHTQPPPQFYSSPYANYGPGPYTPPWANMNMPIPGANTNPDKTGGHYQTTGPSGDSSQYNPAYYFPYQLEPKPGLQSQTTTECTFGQLHNPRKTFTLSKVNSPHYYDSWVREMCQAMLEQNLGHLIPTEDNKTPETPEPAEKRYIEEIHIACVPEEKYPKWLKSSYDEGEALIDCFKEGIRRIKAEEDPEAIVLALAGLTLDYRESIPNFAKRLRKIHQRTVNAKFPMAEKIVISRALKALPERYEKVDINFTKSNDQSFNNFINILLTTEPRMKSSNQYDNQRFYTNSERKQVDRRPNRKTVHHIGSKTVEGDLRPDTEVQEE